A DNA window from Helianthus annuus cultivar XRQ/B chromosome 15, HanXRQr2.0-SUNRISE, whole genome shotgun sequence contains the following coding sequences:
- the LOC110911583 gene encoding uncharacterized protein LOC110911583, giving the protein MDAIINSIVTPVVESLMVPVKKHLGFLVSSTKHVKAMKEELDQLNVTEQDIQEKKTTADANYHVVSRLVSPWFEDVQKMKEKAQSIPTAGIGCFNVAKRYKAGKQSCIIVQQTKALKERASEISWTNEQKSLAKVPSTSAPVPHGTQTTTFESRDSVFNAALQSLQSNDESQKMIALCGMGGVGKTTMMEQLKKAVEDSKMFDWVVKVVLGESTDPFVLQQAVAEYIHQDLSEKTIVARAELLRKKFEGMSQNGQKKILVLMDDIWKEVDLKDVGLTSPLPNGFKLLFTSRFEPICTRMGGRPSSIFRVGVLHEEEAKTLFFEIVRPTPSDGDDDDEELQKIGENIVKKCGGLPIALKTIANSLNGNIKEAWKKVLKRLEKADLKDLESITYKIFEISYENLKEGDDKAIFLLSALFPDDFNIRTEDLFRLGWGLGFLTDGKTLGEARSDMKICVNNLLRANLLTKSDRMGCVKMHDLVRAFVLNRISEVKQASIVNIDNIPEQYANETYERILLKCTGMTEFPSDFNYPNLSLLMLMDGDEVFKFPEDIYKRMEKLEVLSYEDMHIPLLPQTSEHSTKLRTLCLRSCSFINDDVSFLGSLSNLETLSFVDCGIRWLPSTIGKLRKLKLLDLTGCVNLRIDDGVFQDLHSLEELYMRRAYYGSPIRFTDGNCDELEKLSHRLFALELEFFDGGPQPRNMSFKNLERFRISIGCKLVELKDAEKYSFKNTIVLSGDCHELIECKINVLFEKTEELYLKVNEMNNLEDVSVPSSFSNLRVLDVCNCEDLKYLFTVDVANGLKELERLTISECHGMRTLVAENSRVGVIRFRKLIFLSLSDLPEMVSLWDNVIELPEMVQLKLHNLPNFTSIYPESHNTAEVQSLLNKKVVTSKLNKLDISSMENLKQIWPCQVSSIQKNNASMLKLIKVKECCNLINIFPSNPLPLVSNLEELEVSECGSVEMLFNMDFESLHEVGEYGSSALRRIKVDELGKLKEVWRMKGVNDSNIHINCFKGVESIEITECKSFTNIFTPATTNFDLGALTNYVTDNTGEEIKGEISEMDDDIPNVTYPSYLLHNFHHLQHLKIGNDKRVEEVVFEMDSQQPLLPPYLQTICLRKLNKMSRVWKCNWNRFLIRHHPPLQFPFQNLTDITLILCPKIKYLFSPLMSKYLSNLKHVCLEFCDGIEEVISRRDDENEENTIYTSSHQNTTLFPCLDTLKLNWLPHLKCVDDGGKRGNISSNAFHDQSQSAQVTSSYWSLCQYPTKIFIADCDALSSLIPWYAAGQMNRLQELVIDGCERLMDVFESESSANNVEDGSAHGGAGITLIRPTLRNTIIVAAPQLSNLKTVCIDECDLLPYIFTFNTLESLKQLKELRVTDCKAIQVIVKEDNTGKSSKGVVFPRLETLKLTGLPNLKGFFLGMNDFRWPSLDNVVIDECPQLMMLTSGQSTTPKLKYIRTWFGKCSLERDLHGVVNQNTFPNSSSELTISEGILCSIHNLIEINIEYKDLGTTIVPSNALLQLEKLQQITMNTCHGLEEVFEVVAVEGSGSSESKTVVPIPNLTHVKLDTVYELKYLWKSNHWMVLEFPNLTTLSIGSCHELEHVFTCSMVGSLVQLKELSIRFCLKIKVIVKDEEEEECDAKVNEIILPRLNSLKLQHLESLKGFCLGKRAFLFPRLETLQINKCPAITVFTKGHVSTPQLKVTDTTFWMWNVKPDLNSFIKTKQGEGYKF; this is encoded by the exons ATGGATGCTATTATAAATTCAATTGTTACACCGGTTGTTGAATCTTTGATGGTCCCTGTTAAGAAACATTTGGGTTTCTTAGTTTCCTCCACAAAGCATGTTAAAGCCATGAAGGAGGAATTGGATCAGTTGAATGTCACCGAACAAGATATTCAAGAGAAAAAAACGACAGCTGATGCGAACTATCATGTGGTATCTCGCCTTGTGTCGCCGTGGTTTGAAGATGTTCAAAAGATGAAGGAGAAGGCACAAAGTATTCCAACAGCTGGAATTGGGTGCTTCAACGTGGCAAAGAGATACAAAGCAGGAAAACAATCTTGTATCATTGTCCAACAGACAAAAGCTCTCAAAGAACGAGCATCTGAAATCAGTTGGACAAATGAACAAAAATCACTTGCTAAGGTACCATCCACCTCTGCACCAGTTCCTCATGGTACCCAAACAACCACGTTTGAGTCTAGAGATTCGGTATTTAACGCTGCATTGCAATCTCTACAATCAAATGACGAGTCCCAAAAGATGATTGCTCTATGTGGGATGGGTGGTGTCGGCAAGACCACAATGATGGAACAACTAAAGAAGGCCGTGGAAGATTCAAAAATGTTTGACTGGGTTGTAAAGGTGGTTCTCGGGGAAAGCACTGACCCTTTTGTTCTACAGCAAGCTGTTGCAGAATACATTCATCAAGATTTATCCGAAAAAACTATAGTTGCAAGGGCTGAGCTTCTTCGTAAGAAATTTGAGGGGATGTCGCAAAATGGGCAAAAGAAAATTTTAGTATTAATGGATGATATTTGGAAGGAGGTTGACCTCAAAGATGTTGGACTAACAAGCCCTTTGCCAAATGGGTTCAAGCTCTTGTTCACGTCACGATTTGAACCTATTTGCACTCGAATGGGTGGTAGACCTAGTTCAATATTTAGAGTAGGGGTCTTACATGAAGAAGAAGCAAAAACATTGTTTTTTGAGATTGTGCGACCAACTCCTTcggatggtgatgatgatgatgaagaactcCAAAAGATAGGAGAAAATATTGTGAAGAAATGTGGGGGTTTGCCCATTGCCTTAAAAACCATTGCCAATAGTCTTAATGGTAACATAAAGGAGGCATGGAAAAAGGTACTTAAGCGTTTAGAGAAAGCTGACCTTAAAGACCTTGAAAGCATCACGTATAAAATATTTGAGATAAGCTATGAGAATCTCAAGGAGGGTGATGATAAAGCAATTTTTCTTCTTAGTGCCTTATTTCCTGATGATTTTAACATACGTACTGAGGACCTATTCAGGTTAGGATGGGGATTGGGTTTTCTTACAGATGGCAAGACATTAGGAGAAGCTAGAAGCGATATGAAAATTTGTGTTAACAATCTCCTACGTGCAAACTTGTTGACTAAAAGTGATCGCATGGGATGTGTCAAAATGCATGATCTTGTGCGTGCTTTTGTTTTAAATAGAATTTCAGAAGTCAAACAAGCATCTATTGTCAACATTGATAACATACCAGAGCAATATGCAAATGAGACATATGAGAGAATTCTATTAAAGTGCACAGGTATGACTGAATTTCCCAGTGACTTTAATTACCCAAATCTCTCTTTGTTGATGCTAATGGATGGGGATGAGGTCTTTAAGTTTCCTGAAGATATTTACAAAAGAATGGAAAAACTTGAGGTTTTGTCTTATGAGGATATGCATATTCCATTGCTTCCACAAACATCCGAACACTCAACCAAACTTCGAACACTGTGCCTTCGTTCATGCTCGTTCATAAATGATGATGTCTCATTTCTTGGAAGTCTTAGTAACTTGGAAACACTGAGCTTTGTTGATTGTGGAATAAGATGGTTGCCATCCACGATTGGGAAGTTGAGAAAACTGAAGTTGCTAGATTTGACTGGATGTGTTAACCTACGTATTGATGATGGCGTTTTTCAAGACTTGCATAGTCTTGAAGAACTTTATATGAGGAGAGCTTATTATGGTAGTCCTATTAGGTtcacagatgggaactgtgaCGAGCTGGAGAAACTTTCACACAGGCTTTTTGCATTAGAGTTGGAATTCTTTGACGGTGGGCCCCAACCCCGAAACATGTCCTTTAAAAACCTTGAAAGGTTCAGGATATCTATTGGTTGTAAATTGGTAGAATTGAAGGATGCTGAAAAATATTCATTCAAAAACACAATTGTATTAAGTGGTGACTGCCATGAGCTTATAGAATGCAAAATTAATGTCCTATTTGAGAAAACAGAGGAGCTCTATTTGAAAGTGAATGAAATGAACAATCTTGAAGATGTTTCAGTGCCTTCCTCATTTTCCAATTTAAGAGTCCTTGATGTTTGTAATTGTGAAGATTTAAAATACCTCTTTACGGTTGATGTGGCAAATGGTTTGAAGGAACTTGAGCGACTCACAATTTCGGAGTGTCATGGTATGAGAACACTAGTTGCTGAGAATAGTAGAGTTGGGGTAATTAGATTTCGGAAATTGATTTTTTTGTCTTTGAGCGATCTACCAGAAATGGTAAGTTTGTGGGACAATGTGATCGAACTGCCCGAAATGGTGCAGTTGAAACTTCATAACCTTCCCAATTTTACGAGCATTTATCCCGAGAGTCACAATACGGCTGAAGTGCAATCATTATTGAACAAAAAG GTCGTGACTTCTAAGTTGAACAAGTTAGATATTTCTAGCATGGAGAACTTGAAGCAGATATGGCCTTGTCAAGTTTCTTCCATTCAGAAAAATAATGCTTCCATGTTGAAACTGATTAAAGTGAAAGAATGTTGTAACCTTATCAACATTTTTCCTAGCAATCCACTTCCATTGGTGAGTAATTTAGAAGAGCTTGAGGTTTCCGAATGTGGTTCAGTTGAAATGTTATTCAACATGGACTTCGAAAGCTTACATGAAGTAGGGGAATATGGTAGCAGCGCATTAAGAAGGATTAAAGTTGATGAATTAGGAAAGCTAAAAGAGGTATGGAGGATGAAAGGTGTAAACGACTCTAATATCCACATCAACTGCTTCAAAGGTGTAGAAAGCATTGAGATAACGGAATGTAAAAGTTTTACAAATATATTCACACCTGCAACAACCAATTTCGATCTTGGAGCACTTACTAACTATGTTACGGATAATACCGGTGAAGAG ATCAAAGGAGAGATATCAGAAATGGATGATGATATTCCTAATGTCACATACCCATCTTATCTTCTACACAACTTTCATCACCTTCAACATCTTAAAATAGGGAATGATAAAAGAGTGGAGGAGGTGGTGTTTGAGATGGATAGTCAACAACCACTACTACCTCCCTACCTTCAAACTATATGCCTACGCAAGTTGAATAAGATGAGTCGTGTGTGGAAATGCAATTGGAATAGATTCCTAATTCGTCATCATCCACCATTGCAATTTCCATTCCAAAACCTCACAGACATTACCTTGATTTTGTGTCCCAAAATAAAGTACTTGTTTTCTCCGCTTATGTCGAAATACTTATCCAACTTAAAGCATGTCTGTTTAGAATTTTGTGATGGTATTGAAGAAGTTATTTCAAGAAGGGATGATGAAAATGAAGAAAATACCATATACACGTCTTCCCATCAAAACACCACATTATTTCCCTGTTTGGACACTCTTAAGCTTAACTGGTTGCCACATCTAAAGTGTGTTGATGATGGTGGTAAGAGGGGTAATATTTCCTCCAATGCCTTTCATGACCAATCCCAG AGTGCTCAAGTAACCAGCTCTTATTGGTCGTTGTGCCAATACCCCACAAAGATATTCATAGCAGATTGTGATGCATTGTCAAGTCTAATTCCATGGTATGCAGCAGGACAAATGAATAGGCTTCAAGAGCTGGTAATTGATGGATGCGAAAGGTTAATGGATGTATTTGAAAGTGAATCGAGTGCAAACAATGTTGAGGATGGAAGTGCGCATGGTGGTGCTGGTATTACATTAATAAGACCAACACTAAGAAACACTATTATTGTAGCTGCCCCTCAACTCTCCAACTTAAAAACTGTGTGTATTGATGAGTGTGACCTTCTGCCATATATATTCACATTCAACACTCTTGAAAGCCTTAAGCAACTCAAAGAGTTAAGAGTAACAGATTGCAAGGCAATACAAGTGATAGTGAAAGAAGACAATACTGGAAAGTCATCAAAAGGTGTGGTGTTTCCTCGTCTAGAGACACTTAAACTTACGGGTCTACCAAACCTCAAGGGTTTCTTCTTGGGGATGAATGACTTTCGATGGCCCTCATTGGATAATGTAGTGATCGATGAATGCCCTCAACTGATGATGCTTACGTCAGGTCAGTCAACAACTCCAAAGCTCAAGTACATACGCACATGGTTTGGCAAATGCAGTCTTGAACGTGATCTTCATGGAGTGGTCAATCAG AACACATTCCCCAATTCTTCTTCAGAGCTTACTATTTCAGAAGGGATCCTTTGCTCTATTCATAATTTGATAGAAATTAATATAGAGTACAAAGATCTTGGAACGACTATTGTTCCTTCTAATGCACTGCTACAGTTGGAAAAGCTTCAGCAGATTACTATGAATACATGTCATGGGCTAGAAGAGGTATTTGAAGTAGTAGCAGTGGAAGGGAGTGGTTCCAGTGAATCGAAAACTGTTGTCCCAATTCCAAACCTAACACACGTGAAGTTAGATACTGTATATGAACTAAAGTATTTATGGAAGAGCAACCACTGGATGGTACTGGAGTTTCCAAACCTAACAACTCTTTCTATTGGAAGTTGCCATGAACTGGAACATGTTTTTACATGTTCCATGGTTGGTAGTCTAGTGCAACTCAAAGAACTAAGTATAAGATTTTGCCTCAAAATAAAGGTAATTGTGAAggacgaagaagaagaagaatgtgaTGCCAAAGTGAATGAGATTATCTTACCTCGTCTAAACTCCTTAAAACTACAACATCTTGAGAGTCTCAAGGGATTTTGCTTAGGGAAGAGGGCTTTTTTATTCCCAAGGTTGGAGACTTTACAGATCAATAAATGCCCAGCAATTACAGTTTTCACTAAGGGACACGTGTCTACCCCTCAGCTAAAAGTAACAGATACAACATTTTGGATGTGGAATGTGAAGCCGGACCTCAACTCCTTTATAAAGACTAAACAAGGAGAG GGGTATAAATTCTAG
- the LOC110913675 gene encoding protein ALP1-like has translation MASPVSSISSISSMSSSSSSEWYSSSSEEDVIMHNMIMNAAQVFMAAAEGSSQPLTRRAKYNRDQEAGHDKLVADYFADEPVYPAEIFRRRFRMSRQLFLRIAGDMAQSDPFFTLRNDARGQRGFSNLQKCTSAIRQLAYGYAPDALDEYIRMSERTARRCLYKFCQWVVKLYSKRYLRKPNANDVQKLYQAHEQRHGFPGMLGSIDCMHWQWQNCPVAWQGQYTRGDQGHPTIILEAVASQDLWIWHAFFGLSGSLNDLNIIYQSQIFDDVVAGTGPDTSFTVSGVEYRRGYYLADGIYPTYSTIVKTVPHPTDDKRKKFAKFQEGARKDIEHAFGVLQKKWHIISIPARSQTPRRLRHIMYACIILHNMIIEDEGRAICDYDENASAGNSVPVSEEQQDLNAFALRNEYTHHNLQADLVEYIWNNAQNEPAHHMEDED, from the exons atggcttcacccgtttcttccatttcttcaatttcttctatgtcttcatcgtcttcgtccgagtggtattcatcatcttcggaagaggatgTTATTATGCACAACATGATAATGAACGCGGCTCAGGTGTTCATGGCGGCCGCTGAAGGGTCGTCCCAACCGCTAACCAGACGAGCAAAATATaaccgagaccaagaag ccggccacgataaactagtagccgattattttgccgacgaacccgtgtacccaGCCGAGATTTTTCGACGTCGTTTCCGCATGAGTCGTCAACTGTTCTTACGTATTGCAGGCGACATGgcccagtctgatccgttttttacattgcgaaacgatgctagggggcaaaggggtttcagtaatttacaaaaatgtacgtcggccattcgccaacttgcgtacggttacgcaccagatgcattagacgagtacattaggatgtctgaaagaaccgcacgtcgatgtttgtacaagttttgccaatgggttgtcaaattgtatagcaagcgatacctgcggaaaccgaacgcaaacgacgttcaaaaattatatcaagcccacgaacagagacatggtttcccaggaatgctcgggagcattgattgcatgcactggcagtggcagaactgcccggttgcatggcaaggtcagtatactaggggagatcagggacatccgactatcattctagaggctgttgcgtcacaggatctctggatatggcatgctttttttggtctatctggttcactcaacgacctcaacatcatataccagtcacagatttttgatgatgtagtggcgggtacaggtccagacacaagctttacggtttcaggggtggagtacaggcgaggttactacctagccgatgggatatacccaacgtactcgacaatTGTTAAAACTGTCCCGCACCCGACCGACGACAAAAGGAAAAAGTTTGCAAAGTTTCAAGAGGGCgcaagaaaagatattgaacatgcttttggtgttctacaaaaaaaatggcacatcatttcaattccagcacgttcgcaaacaccaaggaggttacgacacattatgtacgcttgtatcatccttcataacatgatcattgaagacgaaggtagagcgatatgcgattacgacgaaaacgcgtctgctggaaattctgttccagttagtgaggaacaacaagatttgaacgccttcgctctacgtaacgagtacacacatcacaacctacaagcggacttggtggagtacatttggaacaacgctcaaaACGAACCCGCCCACCACATGGAAGACGAagactag